One Mangifera indica cultivar Alphonso unplaced genomic scaffold, CATAS_Mindica_2.1 Un_0003, whole genome shotgun sequence genomic region harbors:
- the LOC123205282 gene encoding LRR receptor-like serine/threonine-protein kinase GHR1 — protein sequence MNMKLFRLLVLSLFFLHAMSQLPSQDILALLEFKKGIKNDPTGYVLDSWNEESIDFNGCPSSWNGIICNAGNVAGVVLDNLGLSAVGDLSVFSNLTMLVKLSMSNNSITGVIPDNIGDFKSLKFLDVSDNLFSSSLPPGIGKLESLLNLSLAGNNFSGSVPDSVSGLVSIQSLDLSRNSFSESLPKSLTRLNNLVYLNLSSNRFIKTIPKGFELISGLQVLDLHGNMLNGHLDGEFFLLTNASHVDFSGNMLVSSSFQRLLPGISQSVKYLNLSHNQLTGSLVDGGELQLFENLRVLDLSYNQLSGELPGFNFVYELQVLKLSNNKFSGFIPNDLLRGDSLLVTELDLSGNNLSGTVSTILSTTLQILNLSSNGLTGEVPMLTGSLSVLDLSNNQFEGNLTRMVKWGDIEYLDLSQNRLTGSIPEVTPQFLRLNYLNLSQNSLSSSLPKVITQYPKLRVLDLSYNQLDGSILSGLFTSSTLHELHLSNNLLTGAIEFPPPSESNLEVLDLSHNLFNGFFPDRLESLIGLQVLNLASNNISGSLPTSMANMSSLSSLDISQNHFSGPLPNNLPNTLEAFNVSYNDFSGVVPENLRKFPSSSFYPGNAKLRFPGGPPGLGNTTGQSSKRKPINTVVKVIVIVSCIIVVIILILLASFIHYIRISRRLPQEHATEKDIRRHALSNPSGSTGIGSGGPLVVSAEDLVASRKGSSSGIMSPDEKMATVTGFSPSKTSHLSWSPESGDSFTAENLARLDVRSPDQLAGELHFLDETLSLTPEQLSRAPAEVLGRSSHGTSYRATLENRVFLTVKWLREGVAKQRKEFAKEAKKFANIRHPNVVGLRGYYWGPTQHEKLILSDYISPGSLASFLYDRPGRKGPPLTWAQRLKIAVDVARGLNYLHFDRAVPHGNLKATNVLLDGADLNARVADYCLHRLMTQAGTIEQILDAGVLGYRAPELAASKKPHPSFKSDVYAFGVILLELLTGRCAGDVISGEGGGVDLTDWVRLKVSKGHGSECFDAALVSEMGNPAAEKGMKEVLGIALRCIRSVSERPGIKTIYEDLSSI from the exons ATGAATATGAAACTGTTTAGGCTTCTAGTTTTATCCTTGTTTTTCCTTCATGCCATGAGTCAGCTTCCTTCACAAGACATTTTGGCATTGCTTGAATTCAAGAAAGGAATCAAGAATGACCCTACTGGTTATGTCCTTGATTCATGGAATGAGGAGTCCATCGACTTTAATGGCTGCCCCTCTTCTTGGAATGGAATAATTTGTAATGCTGGAAATGTTGCTGGTGTTGTACTTGATAACTTGGGTCTGTCAGCCGTTGGAGATTTGAGTGTGTTTTCGAATCTCACAATGCTTGTGAAACTCTCCATGTCAAACAACTCCATAACTGGCGTAATACCTGACAATATAGGCGACTTCAAAAGTCTTAAGTTTCTTGATGTCTCTGATAACCTATTTTCTTCATCGTTACCACCGGGGATTGGTAAACTAGAGAGCTTACTGAATCTCTCATTAGCTGGGAACAACTTCTCTGGCTCAGTTCCAGATTCAGTATCAGGGCTTGTTTCAATACAGTCATTGGACTTAAGTCGCAATTCCTTTTCTGAGTCGCTGCCCAAATCATTGACGAGGCTAAATAACTTGGTTTATCTTAATCTATCTTCTAATAGATTTATCAAGACAATCCCGAAAGGGTTTGAGCTGATTTCTGGCCTTCAGGTGCTGGACCTGCATGGCAACATGCTTAATGGTCATCTTGATGGGGAGTTCTTTCTCTTGACAAATGCCAGTCATGTTGATTTTAGTGGGAATATGTTAGTGAGCTCTAGCTTTCAGAGGCTGTTACCTGGTATCTCTCAAAGTGTCAAGTACTTGAATCTTAGCCACAACCAGCTTACTGGGTCACTGGTGGATGGGGGTGAGCTACAGCTCTTTGAAAACTTGAGAGTGTTGGATCTGAGCTACAATCAATTGTCTGGAGAATTGCCAGgattcaattttgtttatgaGCTCCAGGTACTCAAGCTCagcaataacaaattttcaggGTTTATTCCTAATGATTTGTTGAGAGGAGATTCCTTGCTGGTAACTGAACTGGATTTGAGTGGCAACAATCTCTCAG GGACAGTAAGTACGATTTTGTCGACAACTCTTCAAATACTTAATCTCTCCTCTAACGGGCTCACAGGGGAAGTTCCTATGCTCACTGGAAGCCTTTCTGTACTTGatctttcaaataatcaatttgaagGGAATCTGACTAGAATGGTGAAGTGGGGTGACATTGAATATCTTGATCTCAGCCAAAATCGTTTGACAGGGTCCATTCCGGAGGTAACTCCGCAGTTTTTGCGTTTAAATTATCTCAATCTATCCCAAAATTCCCTTAGTAGCTCTCTCCCAAAGGTTATTACTCAGTATCCAAAGCTTAGAGTCTTAGATCTCAGTTACAACCAGTTAGATGGGTCTATTCTATCTGGTCTCTTTACTTCATCCACATTGCATGAACTCCACCTCTCAAATAATTTACTCACTGGTGCCATTGAATTCCCTCCACCTAGTGAATCCAATCTTGAGGTTCTTGATCTTTCCCATAACCTGTTTAATGGCTTTTTTCCTGATCGACTTGAATCATTGATTGGCCTTCAAGTGCTCAATCTTGCCAGTAATAATATATCTGGTTCTCTGCCAACTTCTATGGCTAACATGAGCTCTCTAAGCTCATTAGATATATCCCAGAATCATTTTTCTGGCCCTTTACCAAACAACTTGCCCAACACCCTTGAAGCCTTTAATGTTTCATACAATGATTTTTCTGGGGTTGTTCCTGAAAATCTGAGGAAGTTTCCTAGTTCTTCATTTTATCCTGGAAATGCCAAATTACGTTTTCCTGGTGGTCCTCCTGGATTGGGCAACACCACTGGCCAAAGTTCCAAGAGGAAACCTATCAACACTGTTGTCAAAGTCATTGTGATAGTTTCATGTATAATTGTTGTTATCATTCTTATCCTGCTTGCTAGCTTCATACATTACATCCGCATATCAAGAAGACTACCACAAGAACATGCTACAGAAAAAGATATCCGCAGGCATGCTCTATCAAACCCTTCTGGCTCTACTGGAATAGGCAGCGGTGGGCCTTTGGTTGTTTCAGCTGAAGATCTTGTGGCTTCAAGGAAAGGTTCATCATCTGGGATTATGAGTCCCGATGAGAAAATGGCAACAGTAACTGGCTTCTCTCCATCAAAGACTAGTCATTTGTCTTGGTCCCCAGAGTCTGGGGATTCATTCACAGCTGAAAACCTAGCAAGATTGGATGTGAGATCGCCAGATCAATTGGCTGGTGAGCTGCATTTTCTTGATGAGACACTTAGTTTAACCCCTGAGCAGCTGTCAAGGGCCCCAGCTGAAGTGTTGGGGAGGAGCAGTCATGGGACTTCTTATAGGGCAACATTGGAGAATAGAGTGTTCTTGACGGTAAAGTGGTTGAGAGAGGGAGTAGCAAAACAGAGAAAGGAGTTTGCTAAGGAGGCTAAAAAATTTGCTAATATCAGACATCCAAATGTTGTGGGTTTGAGAGGGTACTATTGGGGACCGACACAGCATGAGAAGCTCATTCTTTCAGATTATATCTCACCTGGGAGTCTTGCAAGCTTTCTCTATG ATCGACCGGGAAGAAAAGGCCCACCATTGACATGGGCTCAGAGACTCAAAATAGCAGTTGATGTTGCACGTGGCCTGAACTATCTCCACTTTGACCGTGCTGTTCCTCATGGCAACCTGAAAGCAACAAATGTACTATTAGATGGAGCTGATCTTAATGCACGTGTTGCTGATTATTGCCTCCATCGTCTCATGACCCAAGCTGGCACCATTGAACAGATTCTTGATGCCGGGGTCTTGGGTTATCGAGCACCAGAGTTGGCTGCTTCCAAAAAACCACACCCCTCCTTTAAGTCAGATGTATATGCCTTTGGAGTGATATTGTTGGAACTTCTGACTGGTAGATGTGCTGGTGATGTGATTTCTGGTGAGGGAGGAGGGGTTGATCTTACTGATTGGGTGCGGTTGAAGGTTTCAAAAGGTCATGGCTCGGAATGCTTTGACGCTGCATTGGTGTCGGAGATGGGGAATCCAGCAGCTGAAAAGGGAATGAAGGAGGTCCTTGGAATAGCTCTTCGATGTATACGATCTGTATCTGAGAGACCAGGTATAAAGACCATTTATGAAGATCTATCGTCCATATAA
- the LOC123205275 gene encoding V-type proton ATPase subunit D-like yields the protein MSGQSQRLNVVPTVTMLGVMKSRLVGATRGHALLKKKSDALTVQFRQILKKIVTTKESMGEVMKTSSFALTEAKYVAGENIKHVVLENVQNASLKVRSRQENVAGVKLPKFEYFTEGETKNDLTGLSRGGQQVQRCRAAYVKAIELLVELASLQTSFLTLDEAIKTTNRRVNALENVVKPRLENTINYIKGELDELEREDFFRLKKIQGYKKREIERQLAAAKQFAEEQFAEKISLQKGISFSSAHNLLSVAANKDEDIIF from the coding sequence ATGTCTGGGCAAAGCCAACGCTTGAATGTAGTTCCAACAGTTACAATGCTTGGAGTGATGAAAAGTCGGCTTGTTGGGGCTACAAGAGGTCATGCTCTTCTTAAGAAGAAGAGTGATGCTTTAACAGTTCAATTCCGTCAGATTCTTAAAAAGATTGTCACTACAAAGGAATCAATGGGAGAAGTAATGAAAACCTCTTCCTTTGCCTTAACTGAAGCCAAGTATGTTGCTGGTGAAAACATCAAGCACGTTGTCCTTGAGAATGTTCAAAATGCCTCTCTTAAAGTTCGATCTCGTCAAGAGAATGTTGCTGGTGTCAAGCTTCCAAAGTTTGAGTATTTCACAGAAGGTGAGACCAAGAATGACCTTACTGGATTATCCAGAGGTGGCCAGCAGGTTCAACGCTGTCGTGCTGCCTATGTCAAAGCAATTGAGCTTCTTGTTGAGCTTGCTTCACTCCAGACTTCATTTTTAACACTAGACGAGGCCATTAAAACAACCAATCGCAGGGTCAATGCTCTAGAGAATGTTGTTAAGCCTAGGTTGGAGAATACCATCAATTACATTAAGGGAGAGTTGGATGAGCTTGAAAGGGAGGATTTCTTTCGCTTAAAGAAGATACAGGGTTATAAGAAGAGGGAAATCGAAAGACAGTTGGCTGCTGCCAAACAGTTCGCTGAGGAGCAGTTTGCTGAGAAGATTTCTTTGCAGAAAGGCATTTCATTCAGTTCCGCACACAACTTGTTATCTGTGGCTGCTAACAAGGATGAGGATATAATTTTCTGA